A single region of the Vanessa atalanta chromosome Z, ilVanAtal1.2, whole genome shotgun sequence genome encodes:
- the LOC125076279 gene encoding uncharacterized protein LOC125076279: MDKDLDEELFPEDDEPPQQDEINEGLSKLKKLFAAVDATVISIIASPAAGKATQDKLEQSPQTCKDSVTSKTPVPDHEDRQKNFKDADPKEPAGEDYLDEPN; encoded by the exons ATGGACAAGGATCTCGATGaggaat TGTTCCCAGAGGACGATGAGCCACCACAGCAGGATGAAATAAACGAAGGCTTATCAAAACTTAAAAAGCTGTTTGCCGCCGTAGACGCCACG GTGATATCTATAATCGCCTCTCCCGCAGCCGGCAAAGCTACGCAGGATAAGCTGGAACAATCTCCTCAAACATGCAAGGATAGCGTTACGTCAAAG ACGCCTGTGCCGGATCATGAAGACCGTCAAAAGAATTTTAAAGATGCCGATCCGAAGGAACCTGCCGGAGAAGACTATCTTGATgaaccaaattaa
- the LOC125076278 gene encoding uncharacterized protein LOC125076278 has product MDKDHSEEQLFPEDTQPPEQDEINECLNKLKKLFIAIDAIVKSIMVTPETGKETPENLELTLQTCKDSVMTRLVESVREYEDYIKSLKDADSKEPTEEDDFDQPD; this is encoded by the exons atggaTAAGGATCATAGCGAGGAACAAT TGTTCCCAGAGGACACTCAGCCGCCGGAGCAGGATGAAATAAACGAGTGCCTAAATAAACTCAAGAAGTTGTTCATCGCCATAGACGCCATA GTGAAATCCATAATGGTCACTCCAGAAACCGGCAAAGAGACGCCGGAAAACTTGGAACTCACTCTCCAAACATGCAAAGATAGTGTTATGACAAGG cTAGTCGAGTCTGTGAGGGAATATGAAGACTATATTAAGTCACTTAAAGATGCTGATTCGAAGGAGCCTACAGAAGAAGACGACTTTGATCAACCAGATTAA